Sequence from the Pseudomonas sp. LS.1a genome:
TGGCCCTGATCGGCGTGGCCGAGTACGTGCGCCACTGGCTGCTGTACAGTGCCCTGGTCGACGCCATGGGCGTGCCGTGGAGCATGTCCGGCTACCTCAGCCGTGGCGGCTCGCTGCGTGCCAGCGTCACCACCGGGCAGGCGATTGCCCTGGGCTATGTGATGAGCGTCGCCATCGGCCTGTTCCTGTTCGTCCAGGGTTATGTGCGCAGCACCCTGCAGCGGGTGCTGGGCGCCCTGCTGCTGGCCGCCGGGTTGTTCGCGCCACTGTCCCGTGGCCCGTGGATCGGCGCCGTGGTCATCGTGGTGGTGTTCATCGCCCTGGGCAAAGGTGCGGTCAGGCGCCTTGCGCTGCTGGCCGCGGCCGGCATGCTGGCCCTGCCCCTGCTGACCATCGTTCCCGGTGGCGACAAGGTTCTGGACCTGTTGCCGTTCATTGGCAGCCTCGAAAAGGAGAACATCACCTACCGCGAACGGCTGATGGACAACTCGTGGATCGTCATCCAGCGCAACCCGCTGTTCGGCTCGTTCGACTTCCGCAACACCCCGGAAATGCAATCGATGATCCAGGGTGAAGGCATCATCGACATCGTCAACACCTATATCAACCTGGCACTGCGGATCGGGCTAGTCGGGCTTGGCCTGTTCGTGGCGTTCTTCGCCACCGTACTGCACGGCATCCGCAAGGCCATGCGCAGTTTCCCCGACAAGGACGACGAGCGACGCCAGCTCGGCCGGGTATTGCTGGCGACACTGATCGGCATCCTGGTGATCATCTTCACCGTCAGCAGCATCACCTTCATCCCGGTGGTGTACTGGTCTGTCGCCGGGCTGGGCGTGGCCTACGTCCAGATGGTCCGCAGACTGCAGAACAGCCAGGCCATCGCGCTGGCCGACCCCGGCCTTCAACCCAGGTAATGCCCATGAACGTGCTCACCCTGCGCTGCCCAGGTTTTCCAACCCTGCTGCGAGTATCGGCCATTGCTGGCCTGGCCTTGCTGCCGCTCACCAGCTGGGCATCGGCGTGGCAAGTCAGCGTCGACGAACAGAATGGCCTGCCCATGGTGACCCACGGTGGTGGGCCGGTGATGAAAGCCAAGTTCGACTTCTGGGCGGCCAACTGGAGCTGGACGGGCTTCGCCACCGCGTTCAAGGTCAATGGCCCCTACCACTACACGCTGCAAGGCAAGAACAAAGAGCTGGACTTCGACCTGGCGGCGGATATCCGCAAGGCACAGGCGCAAACCCTGAGCTGGGCCTTCGACCTCGACGCCCATAGCCGCCAGGCCGGGGTGATGGGGGGCGGCATGGTGTTCCAGTTCGACCCGGCGCAAATTGCCGGGGACATGGGCGCCCCGCAGCTGCTGCCCGGCAACCGTGGCTGGTCGTGGGGCAAGGCTGAACAGGGCCGGCGCATCGAAATGCGCTTCGACCCGCCACTGGCCAAGGTGTATTTCGAGCGCGGCAACCCGTCCGAACTGCGTGCGTTCATCTACAGCGACCCGATCAGCGCTGGCCGGCAGCAGATCAAGGCGGTGCTCAACATCACCGGCGACATCGACCTGGGGCCCACGCCCAGCGAACGCTTCGGCCTGGTCGACCCCGTCGGTTGGCCCGACGACCAACTGGACTGGCGCACCTCGCCAGTGGACCTGTCGTTCCTCAATGCCGCGGAAAAGCCTGCCGGCAAGCGCGGCTTCGTCAAGGCCGTCGGCGAACAGCTGATGTTCGAGGACAACACCCCGGTGCGCTTCTGGGGCACCAACCTGTCCGCCTATTCGTTGTTCAAGAGCCCCGACGAAGAAATCCGCCAACAGGCCAAGCGCCTGTCGGCACTGGGTTTCAACCTGGTGCGCCTGCACCACCACGACTCGCCATGGGTCAGCCCGAACGTGTTTGGCGACGGCTCGCTGGTGCGCGATACCCAGCAACTCAGTGCCGAATCGCTGCGCAAGCTCGACCTGTGGATCAAGGCACTCAAGGACGAAGGCGTCTATATCTGGCTGGACATGCATGTGCAGCGTGCGCTTACCGCCAATGACCACATCGATGACTTCAAGGAACTGGCCAAGGGAGAGGAACGCGTTGACCTGAAGGGTTACGCCTATGTGAACAACAGTATCCAGAACGCGATGAAACGCTTTGCCGAGCAGTACCTGACCCATGTGAACGAATACACCGGCCTGGCTTACAAGGACGACCCGGCCATCGCTGCCGTGCTGCTCACCAATGAGAACGACCTCACCCAGCATTATGGTAACGCCCTGATGCCGAACAAGGACGTACCGCGTCACAGCGGGCGCTACATGGAGGCGGCCAAAGCCTTCGCCAAACGCTATGACCTGCCCACCGATCTCACCTGGCGCGCCTGGGAGCATGGCCCTTCAAAGCTGTTCCTCAACGACCTGGAACAACGCTTCAACGCCGACATGATCGCCCACCTGCGCGGCCTCGGTGTGAAAGTGCCGATCGCCACCACCAGTACCTGGGGCGGCAATGGCCTGAGCGCGCTGCCGGCACTGACCGCAGGCGATATCATCGACGCCCATAGCTACGGCGCCAATGGCCAACTGGAGAAGAACCCGTTGAGCAGCGACGGCATGATCGACTGGATCGCCGCGGCCCAGGTGGTCGGCAAGCCGCTGACTGTCACCGAGTGGAACGCCGAGCCCTTCCCGCTACCCGACCGCCACTCGCTGCCGCTGTACGTGGCCGGCACCGCCGCTCACCAGGGTTGGGACGCCATGCTGCAGTACGCCTACAGCCAGCAGGCCTTCAACCCAGGCTGGCGTACGGCGGATAACTGGCACGCGTACAACGACCCGGCGATGATCGCCACCCTGCCCGCTGCCGCCCTGCTCTATCGCCGTGCGGATGTGAAGCCTGCCACTACCCGCTACGTGTTCGCGCCGACGCCCGCCACCCTGTACAACCAGGAGGTCACCCCACGCAACTCGCCGCTGCTGCGCACGGCCATGGAAAAGGGCCAACTGCAGATCGCCCTGCCACAGACGCCGGAGTTGCCCTGGCTGAAACCCGCCGCCATCCCCGCCGGTGCGCAGGTGCTGCACGACCCGGGGCAGTCCCTGCTGCCAGCCGACGCCACGGAGGCAGTCAGTGACACGGGTGAACTCAAGCGCAACTGGCAACAGGGCATCTACACCATCGACACACCGCTGACCCAGGCCGCGACCGGCTGGCTGGGAGGTCGCTCGATCAGCCTCGGCGCCATTCAGGTGCAAGCACAAACGCCGTACGCCAGCGTCGTCGTGCAAAGCCTGGACGGCAACCCCCTGGGCCAGTCGCGCGAGCTGCTGGTGTCGCTGGGCACCCGTGCCGTGCCCAAGGCCGATGACAAGACACCGTTCAACGTCGAGCCGCTTGCCGGCACCCTGAGCATCAAGGCGCCTGCTGGCCTGAAGCTGTTCGCCCGGGATGCACAGGCACAGTTGAAACCGTTGCCGATGGCTTACCAGGATGGGCGCTACAGCATCACGTTCGACGGCAAGTACATGTCCAACTGGCTGTTCTTGAAATAGGGTATATGGCCATCTACCCTCACAACAGACCTGTAGCTGAAAAGCGCGGCTGTACAACAGCAGAGTCCAGGAGGCATGGATGAAGTTTCTGGTTGTCGGTGGCGCAGGCTACATTGGCTCGCACATGGTCAAGCACCTGCTCGGTGCAGGCCATGAGGTAGTGGTGGCGGACCTGGTCTCGCCCGGCCCCGGCATCCAGTGGGCGAAACTGGACATCGCCGACGAACCCGCCCTGGATGTGCTGTTTGGCGTTTGCCGTTTCGATGCCGTGTTCCACTTTGCCTCGTTCATCCAGGTGGGCGAGTCGGTCAGCGTGCCCGGCAAGTACTACCAGAACAATGTCGCGGCCACCCTTGCCCTCCTGCAGGCCATGGTGAATGCCGGTATCAGGTACCTGGTGTTTTCTTCCAGTGCTGCGGTTTACGGCAACCCGCAGTATGTGCCGATCGACGAAGCGCATGCCAAGGGGCCGATCAACCCGTATGGGCTGAGCAAATGGATGGTCGAACAGATTCTCGAGGACTTCGACCGGGCCTACGGCTTGAAGTCGGTATGCCTGCGTTACTTCAATGCCGCGGGTGCTGACCCGGAAGGCCAGTTGGGCGAGTGCCATGACCCGGAAACCCACCTGATCCCGCTGATCCTGCAGGCTGCTTCGGGCCGGCGTGAGGCGGTGACGGTTTTTGGTCGGGATTACGATACGCCGGATGGCACCTGTATCCGTGACTACGTGCATGTGGCCGATCTGGCGACGGCGCATGCGTTGGCGGTGGAATATCTACTGGCGGGTGGCGAGCGCACTGCGTTCAACCTGGGCAATGGCCTGGGCTTTTCGGTGCAGCAGGTGATCGATACGGCCCGGGCGGTGACCGGTCGGCAGATCAAAGCCCTTGACGCGCCACGCCGAGCTGGTGACCCGCCACGGCTGGTGGCGGATGCGAGCAAGGCGCTGCAGGTGCTGGGCTGGCGGCCGGAGTTTGCCTCGCTGGAGCAAATTGTGCGGCATGCGTGGCAGTGGGAGTTGCAGTATCCCTGGACTGCGCGCCAGACCTGAGGTTCGGAAGGCGCTGCGCCTCCCTGTGGGAGCGGGTTCACTCGCGACCACCGGCGCAGCCGGTGCCATCCACCGCGTCGCCTGCTTCGCGGGCATGCCCGCTCCCACAGGATCCCCGCCAGCCGAAGGAGTGCGCCATACCTGTGGGAGCGGGTTCACCCGCGAACACCGGCGCAGCCGGTGCCATCCACCGCGTCGCCTGCTTCGCGGGCATGCCCGCTCCCACAGGATCCCCGCCAGCCGAAAGAGTGCGCCATACCTGTGGGAGCGGGCGCGCCCGCGAACACCGGCGCAGCCGGTGCCATCCACCGCGTCGCCTGCTTCGCGGGTGAACCCGCTCCCACAGGATCCCCGCCAGCCGAAGGAATGCGCCATACCTGTGGGAGCGGGCGCGCCCGCGAACACCGGCGCAGCCGGTACCATCCACCGCGTCGCCTGCTTCGCGGGTGAACCCGCTCCCACAGAGACCCCGCCAGCCGAAGGAATGCGCCATACCTGTGGGAGCGGGCGCGCCCGCGAACACCGGCGCAGCCGGTGCCATCCACCGCGTCGCCTGCTTTGCGGGTGAACCCGCTCCCACAGGATCCCCGCCAGCCGAAGGAATGCGCCATACCTGTGGGAGCGGGCGCGCCCGCGAACACCGGCGTAGCCGGTGCCATCCACCGCGTCGCCTGCTTCGCGGGCATGCCCGCTCCCACAGGGCCCCCACCAGCTGAAGGAATGCGCCATACCTGTGGGAGCGGGTTCACCCGCGAACACCGGCGCAGCCGGTGCCATCCACTGCGTCGCCTGCTTCGCGGGCATGCCCGCTCCCACAGGATCCCACCAGCCGAAGGAATGCGCCATACCTGTGGGAGCGGGCGCGCCCGCGAACACCGGCGCAGCCGGTGCCATCCACCGCGTCGCCTGCTTCGCGGGCATGCCCGCTCCCACAGGATCCCCGCCAGCCGAAGGAGTGCGCCATACCTGTGGGAGCGGGTTCACCCGCGAACACCGGCGCAGCCGGTGCCATCCACCGCGTCGCCTGCTTCGCGGGCATGCCCGCTCCCACAGGATCCCCGCCAGCCGAAGGAGTGCGCCATACCTGTGGGAGCGGGCGCGCCCGCGAACACCGGCGCAGCCGGTGCCATCCACCGCGTCGCCTGCTTCGCGGGCATGCCCGCTCCCACAGGATCCCACCAGCCGAAGGAATGCGCCATACCTGTGGGAGCGGGTGTGTTCTGGTCAAGTATTTCCGGACACCGGTTACGGTGATCAAGCCGCCTGCTGCTCCATAGCTATTGGTGACAGGTAGTCGTTGTAGCTGTGGAGCCTGATTCGGTTGTATCGCATGAAGTAGCTGGTCATGTCCTGCTTGGCTTCTTCAATTTCCTTGTAGCCCTTGGGCGGCACCCATTCTGACTTGAGCGTCCCAAAGAAGCGCTCTGTTGGTGCGTTGTCCCAGCATTGTCCCCTGCGACTCATGCTTTGCGTTATCCCATGCTCAAGCAGCTCGGATTGGAAGCGCTGGCTGGTGTATTGGCAGCCTTGATCCGAGTGAAACATCAAGCCTGCATGCTTGCCCCTAACCCCTACTGCCATCCTAAGCGCCTTGCTAACCAAGTTGGCGTCGTTGATCAGGGAAAATGCCCACCCAACGATCCGACGCGCGAACAAGTCAATCACTACTGCCAGGTGATACCAGCGCTTCCCGACCATCAAACTGGTCACGTCACCGCACCAGACCTGGTTAATTGCGGTTGGCTCAAAGTTACGCTCGAGCAGGTTCTTGGCCACAAACGCTTCAACGCCTTTGGAGCGATTCCGATGCGGACGGCGTTGCTTGCTTTCCAGATTTGCCTCCTCCATGAGTTTTCCGGCCAGATACCGCCCCACCTTGAGCTGCTGGGCCTTCAGGTACTCAGAGATCATTCTCGCGCCCGCGCTTCCCCTGCTTTCGACGTGCAGCTGAACTACTTTCTCTCTGAGTTCGTCACGCTTGGTATTCGGCGCTGAACGACGGCGAAGCCAGTCATAAAACGCGCTACGGGATACGTTCAGCGCACTGCAAAGGAGGCTGGTCGGATACGAGCCTGACTCTCTCAGTTCCTCAATCAGGAAAAACGATCGGGATCCGACATCAAGAGAGCCGTAGCCTTTTTTAAGATTTCAGCCTCGGTCTCCAGGCGCTTGATCTTGGCTCGCAGCTGCTGGAGCTCTCGCTGTTCGTCGCTGATCGGTTTGGTACCGGCTACTGGCTGGCCCTTCTGTCGCTCTTTACGTACCTGATCAACCCAGCGGCGCAGGGCTGTAGGGCCGACGTCCATTGATGCGCAGACGTCGGGAATCGAGCAGTGGTCATCAAGAACCATGCTGGCAGCACGTTGCTTGAACTCGCGGGTGTAGGTCTTTCGTTCTTGCATGGAACCTCCTGATTGGGCGAATCATATCGCCCTTAAGAGGTGTCCGGGATCATTAGGCCAGTTCAGTGCGCCCGCGAACACCGGCGCAGCCGGTGCCATCCACCGCGTCGCCTGCTTCGCGGGCATGCCCGCTCCCACAGGATCCCCACCAGCCGAAGCAATGCGCCATACCTGTGGGAGCGGGTTCACCCGCGAACACCGGCGCAGCCGGTGCCATCCACCGCGTCGCCTGCTTCGCGGGCATGCCCGCTCCCACAGGATCCCCGCCAGCCGAAGGAGTGCGCCATACCTGTGGGAGCGGGTTCACCCGCGAAGCAGGCGCAGCCGGTGCATGGCACCGGCTTCGCCGGTGTTCGCGGGTGAACCCGCTCCCACAGGGACCCCGCCAGCTGAAGGAATGCGCCATACCTGTGGGAGCGGGCGCGCCCGCGAAC
This genomic interval carries:
- a CDS encoding cellulase family glycosylhydrolase, producing the protein MNVLTLRCPGFPTLLRVSAIAGLALLPLTSWASAWQVSVDEQNGLPMVTHGGGPVMKAKFDFWAANWSWTGFATAFKVNGPYHYTLQGKNKELDFDLAADIRKAQAQTLSWAFDLDAHSRQAGVMGGGMVFQFDPAQIAGDMGAPQLLPGNRGWSWGKAEQGRRIEMRFDPPLAKVYFERGNPSELRAFIYSDPISAGRQQIKAVLNITGDIDLGPTPSERFGLVDPVGWPDDQLDWRTSPVDLSFLNAAEKPAGKRGFVKAVGEQLMFEDNTPVRFWGTNLSAYSLFKSPDEEIRQQAKRLSALGFNLVRLHHHDSPWVSPNVFGDGSLVRDTQQLSAESLRKLDLWIKALKDEGVYIWLDMHVQRALTANDHIDDFKELAKGEERVDLKGYAYVNNSIQNAMKRFAEQYLTHVNEYTGLAYKDDPAIAAVLLTNENDLTQHYGNALMPNKDVPRHSGRYMEAAKAFAKRYDLPTDLTWRAWEHGPSKLFLNDLEQRFNADMIAHLRGLGVKVPIATTSTWGGNGLSALPALTAGDIIDAHSYGANGQLEKNPLSSDGMIDWIAAAQVVGKPLTVTEWNAEPFPLPDRHSLPLYVAGTAAHQGWDAMLQYAYSQQAFNPGWRTADNWHAYNDPAMIATLPAAALLYRRADVKPATTRYVFAPTPATLYNQEVTPRNSPLLRTAMEKGQLQIALPQTPELPWLKPAAIPAGAQVLHDPGQSLLPADATEAVSDTGELKRNWQQGIYTIDTPLTQAATGWLGGRSISLGAIQVQAQTPYASVVVQSLDGNPLGQSRELLVSLGTRAVPKADDKTPFNVEPLAGTLSIKAPAGLKLFARDAQAQLKPLPMAYQDGRYSITFDGKYMSNWLFLK
- a CDS encoding O-antigen ligase family protein, with amino-acid sequence MPEHFRALIVILFLASVVFLLARRPATDLIPLSDFKRRRNLWFLLTLLAFVSHSFWLYLGAGAVILFIAGRREHNPMALFYMLLFLIPPASVQVPGFGVVNYLVDLNHIRLLTLCVLLPAALALRRQGDTLRFGRTWPDRLLAAGLLLMSVLYLRETTLTDTLRQTLYLYVDVFLPYYVASRGLRQISDFKDTLLAFVLASFVLALIGVAEYVRHWLLYSALVDAMGVPWSMSGYLSRGGSLRASVTTGQAIALGYVMSVAIGLFLFVQGYVRSTLQRVLGALLLAAGLFAPLSRGPWIGAVVIVVVFIALGKGAVRRLALLAAAGMLALPLLTIVPGGDKVLDLLPFIGSLEKENITYRERLMDNSWIVIQRNPLFGSFDFRNTPEMQSMIQGEGIIDIVNTYINLALRIGLVGLGLFVAFFATVLHGIRKAMRSFPDKDDERRQLGRVLLATLIGILVIIFTVSSITFIPVVYWSVAGLGVAYVQMVRRLQNSQAIALADPGLQPR
- a CDS encoding IS3 family transposase, with product MIEELRESGSYPTSLLCSALNVSRSAFYDWLRRRSAPNTKRDELREKVVQLHVESRGSAGARMISEYLKAQQLKVGRYLAGKLMEEANLESKQRRPHRNRSKGVEAFVAKNLLERNFEPTAINQVWCGDVTSLMVGKRWYHLAVVIDLFARRIVGWAFSLINDANLVSKALRMAVGVRGKHAGLMFHSDQGCQYTSQRFQSELLEHGITQSMSRRGQCWDNAPTERFFGTLKSEWVPPKGYKEIEEAKQDMTSYFMRYNRIRLHSYNDYLSPIAMEQQAA
- the galE gene encoding UDP-glucose 4-epimerase GalE, whose amino-acid sequence is MKFLVVGGAGYIGSHMVKHLLGAGHEVVVADLVSPGPGIQWAKLDIADEPALDVLFGVCRFDAVFHFASFIQVGESVSVPGKYYQNNVAATLALLQAMVNAGIRYLVFSSSAAVYGNPQYVPIDEAHAKGPINPYGLSKWMVEQILEDFDRAYGLKSVCLRYFNAAGADPEGQLGECHDPETHLIPLILQAASGRREAVTVFGRDYDTPDGTCIRDYVHVADLATAHALAVEYLLAGGERTAFNLGNGLGFSVQQVIDTARAVTGRQIKALDAPRRAGDPPRLVADASKALQVLGWRPEFASLEQIVRHAWQWELQYPWTARQT
- a CDS encoding transposase, giving the protein MQERKTYTREFKQRAASMVLDDHCSIPDVCASMDVGPTALRRWVDQVRKERQKGQPVAGTKPISDEQRELQQLRAKIKRLETEAEILKKATALLMSDPDRFS